The Gloeocapsa sp. PCC 73106 genome includes a window with the following:
- a CDS encoding SDR family oxidoreductase has translation MNQFNLSGQIAVVTGALGRLGPVWIEALLEAGAIVLGIDLAKAEINPAFSKLPGKYPPETLYLYRGDISDRSRLVEMRDRCLEEIGIPSILVNNAGIDQPPGVVTTYHLEDIPPEVFRQVLEVNVLGAFQVSQIFGAPMLKLKKGSIINIGSLYGSVSPDPRFYDHIDCVPPFLKPPAYGASKAALANLTRYLATHWGPFGVRVNTLSPGGVLGEQDEEFKSKFCDRVPLGRMAQTQELVGPLIFLASQASAYVTGIELKIDGGFTAW, from the coding sequence GTGAACCAATTTAATCTATCAGGTCAAATCGCTGTAGTTACCGGCGCTCTAGGGCGCCTCGGTCCCGTTTGGATTGAAGCCCTGTTAGAAGCAGGAGCAATTGTCTTAGGGATAGATTTAGCAAAAGCGGAAATTAACCCTGCTTTTAGTAAATTACCGGGGAAATATCCACCAGAAACACTATATCTGTACCGAGGAGATATAAGCGATCGCTCTAGATTAGTAGAAATGCGCGATCGCTGTTTGGAAGAAATAGGCATACCGAGCATTTTAGTCAACAATGCAGGAATAGATCAGCCTCCTGGGGTAGTCACAACCTATCACTTAGAAGATATTCCCCCGGAAGTGTTTCGTCAAGTCCTAGAAGTAAACGTCCTCGGTGCTTTTCAAGTCAGTCAAATTTTTGGCGCCCCTATGCTAAAACTAAAAAAAGGTTCAATTATTAATATTGGCTCTCTATATGGTAGCGTCTCCCCTGACCCTCGTTTTTATGACCATATAGACTGTGTACCACCTTTTTTAAAACCACCCGCCTACGGCGCTTCTAAAGCAGCTTTAGCTAACTTGACGCGCTATTTAGCAACCCATTGGGGACCCTTTGGAGTGAGAGTAAACACCCTCTCTCCTGGAGGCGTTTTGGGGGAACAAGACGAGGAATTTAAAAGCAAATTCTGCGATCGCGTCCCACTGGGAAGAATGGCTCAAACCCAAGAGTTGGTAGGTCCCCTCATTTTTCTCGCTTCCCAAGCTTCAGCTTATGTAACGGGAATTGAACTGAAAATTGACGGTGGTTTTACCGCCTGGTAA
- a CDS encoding N-acetylneuraminate synthase family protein, producing the protein MERYLEIEGVSIHDDSDCYVIAEIGNNHQGSLDKCKEMFRVAKDCGADAVKLQKRDNRTLYTQAAFNKPYDHENSFGNTYGEHREFLEFGKAEYLELKAYATSLGITFFATAFDLPSADFLAEIDLPMYKIASGDLKNIPLLQYIASFKKPIILSTGGGTIEDVERAYEAIMPINPQLCILQCTASYPANFEELDLKVIQTYREMFPEINVGLSSHDNGIAMAVAAYVLGARVIEKHFTLNRALKGTDHAFSLEPTGLRKMVRDLKRTRQALGDGQKKIHMSERPAVVKMGKKLVAASDLPAGHVLTAADIAIKSPGDGIPPYELEQVIGQVLTAPVQVDEAIAWSTLANHRQVATL; encoded by the coding sequence ATGGAACGATACTTAGAGATCGAAGGCGTAAGCATTCATGATGATAGCGATTGTTACGTAATCGCCGAAATCGGTAATAATCACCAGGGAAGTCTAGATAAGTGTAAAGAAATGTTTCGCGTCGCCAAAGATTGTGGTGCAGATGCGGTAAAACTGCAAAAACGGGATAATCGTACCCTGTATACCCAAGCAGCTTTTAATAAACCCTACGATCACGAAAATAGCTTCGGCAATACCTATGGTGAACACAGGGAATTTTTAGAATTTGGTAAAGCAGAATATTTAGAACTAAAAGCCTACGCAACCTCTTTAGGGATAACTTTTTTCGCTACCGCTTTTGACTTACCGAGTGCTGATTTTCTAGCAGAAATAGATCTGCCTATGTATAAAATCGCTTCAGGAGATCTGAAAAATATTCCTCTGCTGCAATACATAGCTAGCTTTAAGAAGCCGATAATTTTAAGTACCGGAGGAGGTACTATAGAAGACGTCGAGAGAGCTTATGAAGCGATTATGCCCATTAATCCTCAACTCTGCATACTGCAATGCACAGCTAGTTATCCAGCTAATTTTGAAGAACTAGATTTAAAAGTGATTCAAACTTATCGGGAAATGTTTCCAGAGATAAACGTGGGGTTATCTAGTCACGACAATGGTATAGCCATGGCGGTAGCAGCATATGTGTTAGGAGCCAGAGTAATTGAAAAACACTTTACTCTCAATCGCGCTCTCAAAGGAACCGACCATGCCTTTTCTTTAGAACCTACAGGGTTAAGAAAGATGGTAAGGGATCTGAAACGTACGCGTCAAGCTTTAGGAGATGGTCAGAAAAAAATTCATATGAGTGAACGCCCAGCAGTAGTAAAAATGGGCAAAAAACTAGTAGCAGCTTCTGACTTACCCGCAGGTCACGTTTTAACTGCCGCCGATATAGCTATTAAATCTCCCGGAGATGGCATTCCTCCCTATGAATTAGAGCAAGTGATTGGTCAAGTTTTGACTGCACCTGTACAGGTCGATGAAGCGATCGCCTGGTCCACCTTAGCTAATCACAGACAAGTCGCGACCCTGTGA
- a CDS encoding Tic22 family protein: MKSLLRFGITASLIGTTVLGAIFGQTLKALALPLEEILQKLGPIPVFTVADEQGAPLVASGQDNAKVAGVFISQADAQAFVEQLQQENPELGSQVKVVPVSLGEIYQLAQESQAQPDGIRFAYVPMDSQVEIAKEVLNESGQEYQGGVPLFVARAGEEQGYLTIERNNQQSIPFFFEKEQLQEMLTSFKEEQPELAPTVKIEVVSLEGIISILQSREDEALKSIVFVPTKESQEFIRSTVPAAGTQPAPAPAPAPAPAPANGQ; this comes from the coding sequence ATGAAATCACTGTTACGTTTTGGTATAACCGCTAGTTTGATTGGGACTACTGTGCTCGGAGCAATCTTTGGGCAAACCCTGAAAGCCCTAGCTTTGCCTTTAGAAGAAATATTACAAAAATTAGGCCCTATTCCCGTCTTCACTGTAGCAGATGAACAGGGTGCTCCTCTAGTCGCTTCAGGACAAGATAATGCAAAAGTAGCAGGGGTATTTATCAGTCAAGCAGATGCTCAAGCATTCGTGGAACAACTGCAGCAAGAAAACCCAGAATTGGGTAGTCAAGTTAAAGTTGTACCCGTATCTTTAGGAGAAATCTATCAACTCGCTCAAGAAAGCCAAGCTCAGCCCGATGGAATTAGATTCGCTTACGTACCTATGGATAGCCAGGTAGAAATAGCCAAGGAAGTGCTCAATGAATCAGGTCAAGAATATCAAGGTGGTGTCCCTCTATTCGTAGCCAGAGCGGGTGAAGAACAGGGATATTTGACTATAGAAAGAAATAATCAGCAGTCTATTCCTTTTTTCTTTGAAAAAGAACAACTACAAGAGATGCTAACTTCTTTTAAAGAAGAACAGCCAGAATTAGCCCCAACGGTTAAAATCGAGGTCGTTTCCCTAGAAGGAATAATTTCCATTCTACAAAGCAGAGAAGACGAAGCTCTCAAAAGCATTGTTTTTGTCCCTACTAAGGAATCACAAGAATTTATCCGCTCTACTGTACCAGCTGCGGGAACCCAACCAGCACCAGCACCAGCGCCAGCACCAGCACCAGCACCAGCTAATGGTCAATAG